TAGAGAAGAAATAAACAACTAGCAAATCAGTGAGTCTGTTGATGAAAGTATTTCATCTTATGAGACAGTATTGGATTTTTACTCTAGCAAGTTTTCTCGTGATCCTGCTGTTGTTCATACCCATTCAATTAGCGATCGCTTCTTACCAAGCCCCACAACCCCAAGCCATTCTCACCCTCGGTGGTAGCCCATATCGAGAAGAATTCACCGCCCAATTTGCTCAAAATCATCCTTCCCTGGATATTTGGATTTCCAGCGGTAACTCCCCAGAAGAAATCCTTGCCATCTTCAAAACTGCGGGTACTCCAAGCGATCGCCTCCACCTTGACTATCGTGCTACTGACACCGTTACCAACTTTACAACCCTCGTGTCAGATTTTAA
Above is a window of Nostoc sp. UHCC 0702 DNA encoding:
- a CDS encoding YdcF family protein, coding for MKVFHLMRQYWIFTLASFLVILLLFIPIQLAIASYQAPQPQAILTLGGSPYREEFTAQFAQNHPSLDIWISSGNSPEEILAIFKTAGTPSDRLHLDYRATDTVTNFTTLVSDFKQRRIQHLYLITSDFHMPRAKAIATIVLGSYGIIFTPVPISSSYPRESIIRIFRDFGRSVVWIFTGRTGASLRASLSPLY